The Camelus dromedarius isolate mCamDro1 chromosome 1, mCamDro1.pat, whole genome shotgun sequence genome has a window encoding:
- the REELD1 gene encoding reelin domain-containing protein 1, producing the protein MRVPAALPGWACVALCLVSCSSAFSPGAGSGACVDMQPKHSPAHPQNPRTHPITLLTGRSSYSPGDTIPVTVKSSRDFMGFLLQARRVSDHQIVGTFVFIPPHSKLMTCFEEANSVTHSDKSRKRHLSFEWQAPAQPVGDVRFLLSVVQSYFVYWARIESSIVSQQTHSRAHSDSHMEPGSRMPTPRQRPEGMEGTPPAPFLPTAPPQQRAGVSVVTLLGAAEEDSLDPAPASVWATEFLEGPETLFQPSSHTAAVVSDGQQPRGDSSPTLEPSLDIRGLERLVALGRFSPENLASSPGPHHRPQNDPSFDSLETCLPTDGGEQDKMKASNRTIMRPPLHTVHLTRPRLWSSEALTGNGADPTTPVFHVPAMSRPPTAGGQSKASRPSASFLPQSKHKERRVGEGNREAGVGHPRKTNPRPEVGPDEASAPWGIQLRIPQLGILLGLSATLGMAMAVGLRYLYTQYCHRRMEVSFREPTGDAVARSDGGETEHVRRVGESSLVWAEAEYDSTPPSVGTRKIIL; encoded by the exons ATGAGGGTCCCCGCCGCCCTCCCTGGCTGGGCTTGTGTGGCCCTCTGCCTGGTGTCCTGCTCATCTGCCTTCTCCCCCGGGGCCGGCTCGGGGGCCTGCGTGGACATGCAGCCCAAGCACAGCCCCGCGCACCCTCAGAACCCGAGGACTCACCCCATCACCCTTCTCACTGGCAGGTCTTCCTACTCACCAGGTGACACCATTCCAG TGACTGTGAAGAGCAGTCGTGATTTCATGGGATTTCTACTTCAGGCCCGAAGAGTGTCGGATCATCAAATAGTGGGcacttttgttttcattcctcCTCATTCCAAACTGATGACTTGTTTTGAAGAGGCCAACAGTGTCACCCACTCGGACAAGTCCCGGAAGAGACACCTGTCATTCGAGTGGCAGGCCCCCGCCCAGCCCGTGGGGGACGTCAGGTTCCT tTTATCAGTCGTCCAGTCATATTTTGTTTACTGGGCAAGGATTGAATCATCTATTGTGTCTCAACAGACACACAGCAGAGCCCATTCTGACAGCCACATGGAGCCCGGTTCACGGATGCCAACCCCCAGGCAGAGGCCGGAGGGTATGGAAGGAACCCCACCAG CCCCATT CCTCCCCACTGCTCCTCCTCAGCAGCGCGCAGGTGTCTCTGTTGTGACCTTACTTGGAGCCGCAGAAGAGGACAGCTTAGATCCCGCTCCTGCCAGCGTCTGGGCGACCGAGTTTCTTGAGGGTCCAGAGACTCTGTTCCAACCATCTTCACACACAGCTGCTGTAGTCAGCGATGGCCAGCAACCCCGCGGGGACAGCAGCCCAACCCTAGAACCATCCCTGGACATCCGTGGGCTGGAGAGGCTTGTGGCCCTTGGGAGATTCTCTCCAGAGAACCTTGCTTCCAGCCCTGGCCCTCACCACAG gCCTCAGAATGACCCAAGCTTTGATTCATTGGAAACTTGCCTGCCCACGGATGGAGGGGAACAG GACAAGATGAAGGCCTCTAATAGGACCATAATGAGGCCTCCTCTGCACACTGTCCATCTTACCCGTCCTCGCCTCTGGTCCTCTGAAGCACTCACTGGGAATGGGGCTGACCCTACAACCCCTGTCTTCCACGTCCCTGCCATGTCCAGGCCACCCACTGCCGGTGGCCAGTCAAAGGCATCCAGGCCCTCTGCTAGCTTCTTGCCTCAGTCAAAGCACAAGGAGCGAAGAGTCGGGGAGGGCAACAGAGAAGCTGGCGTGGGACACCCCAGGAAGACCAACCCAAGGCCTGAGGTTGGGCCAGATGAAGCCAGTGCCCCTTGGGGGATCCAGCTCCGGATCCCGCAGCTGGGAATCCTGCTTGGCCTTTCGGCCACCTTGGGCATGGCCATGGCCGTTGGCCTTCGCTACCTGTACACCCAGTATTGCCACAGGCGGATGGAAGTGTCCTTCAGGGAACCTACAGGGGATGCGGTTGCCAGGAGTGACGGTGGCGAGACTGAGCATGtcaggagggtgggagagagcAGCCTTGTTTGGGCTGAAGCGGAATACGACAGCACCCCTCCCTCTGTGGGCACCAGGAAAATAATCCTCTGA